One window from the genome of Musa acuminata AAA Group cultivar baxijiao chromosome BXJ1-4, Cavendish_Baxijiao_AAA, whole genome shotgun sequence encodes:
- the LOC135672393 gene encoding protein LURP-one-related 8-like: MSKIHPTVSKIDDQEELTTTTTTNSPSVWTVWKKSSMGFHGSDGFSIYDGKGRLAFRVDNYSRKHKCFAGEILLMDGDGKAVMALRPQILSMHDRWSGFKGEDDVETSSSPRVFSMRRRSVLQGGDEAEVFMDAPDRRSPEPDFRTEGCFRRRNCKIMDRDGQEVARIFRKEVNESVTLSDDVFSLIIQPNMDAELIMAFLVVMDRIC, from the exons ATGTCCAAGATTCATCCTACAGTGAGCAAGATCGATGATCAAGAAGAGcttacgacgacgacgacgacgaactcTCCATCGGTATGGACGGTGTGGAAGAAGTCGAGCATGGGTTTTCACGGATCGGATGGATTCTCGATATATGACGGCAAGGGAAGACTAGCATTCCGTGTCGACAATTATTCTAGGAAGCACAAGTGCTTCGCCGGCGAGATCCTGCTGATGGATggagatgggaaggccgtcatggcTCTGAGGCCTCAG ATCTTGAGCATGCATGACAGATGGAGCGGATTCAAAGGCGAAGATGACGTCGAAACTAGTAGCAGCCCTCGAGTTTTCTCCATGAGGAGGCGATCAGTCCTTCAAGGTGGTGATGAGGCCGAGGTGTTCATGGACGCTCCAGACCGCCGATCGCCGGAGCCCGATTTCAGAACTGAAGGCTGCTTCAGGAGAAGAAACTGCAAGATCATGGACAGGGATGGTCAGGAAGTAGCTCGAATCTTTCGCAAGGAAGTGAACGAGTCGGTCACTCTGAGTGATGATGTTTTCAGCCTCATCATTCAGCCAAACATGGATGCTGAGCTGATCATGGCATTCCTGGTCGTCATGGACCGCATCTGTTAG
- the LOC103981096 gene encoding 2,3-bisphosphoglycerate-independent phosphoglycerate mutase produces MGNSDFSWKLADHPKLPKGKTVAVVVLDGWGEANLDKYNCIHVAETPTMDSLKQGAPDKWRLVRAHGTAVGLPTEDDMGNSEVGHNALGAGRIFAQGAKLVDLALASGKIYEGEGFKYIKECFDQGTLHLIGLLSDGGVHSRLDQLQLLLKGSSEYGAKRICVHVLTDGRDVLDGSSVGFVETLENDLAKLREKGVDAQIASGGGRMYVTMDRYENDWDVVKRGWDAQVLGEAPHKFRSAVEAVKKLRENPKANDQYLPPFVIVDESGKAVGPIVDGDAVVTFNFRADRMAMVAKTLEYIDFDKFDRVRFPKIRYAGMLQYDSELKLPSHYLVSPPEIERTSGEYLVHNGIRTFACSETVKFGHVTFFWNGNRSGYFNPTMEEYVEIPSDSGITFNVQPKMKAVEIAEKARDAILSHKFDQVRVNLPNGDMVGHTGDIEATIVGCKAADEAVKIILDAIKQVGGIYVVTADHGNAEDMVKRNKSGQPVYDKAGNVQILTSHTLQPVPIAIGGPGLAPGVRFRNDVPNGGLANVAATIMNLHGFEAPSNYETTLIEVIDD; encoded by the exons ATGGGCAACTCGGATTTCTCGTGGAAATTGGCAGATCATCCCAAGCTTCCCAAAGGGAAGACCGTGGCCGTTGTGGTCTTGGATGGATGGGGCGAAGCGAACCTCGACAAATACAACTGCATTCATGTTGCGGAGACTCCCACCATGGATTCGCTCAAGCAG GGTGCCCCAGACAAATGGAGGCTGGTTAGAGCTCATGGAACAGCTGTGGGGCTTCCTACTGAGGATGACATGGGTAACAGTGAAGTAGGCCACAATGCACTAGGGGCAGGAAGGATTTTTGCTCAAGG TGCCAAGCTGGTGGATCTTGCACTTGCTTCTGGTAAAATTTATGAAGGCGAAGGCTTTAAGTACATCAAAGAGTGCTTTGATCAAGGAACTCTACATCTCATTGGACTATTGAGTGATGGGGGTGTACACTCACGACTAGATCAGTTGCAG TTGCTTCTGAAAGGGTCTAGCGAGTATGGTGCCAAAAGAATATGTGTACATGTCCTCACCGATGGCCGTGATGTTTTGGATGGCTCCAGTGTTGGATTTGTGGAAACACTGGAGAATGATCTTGCTAAGCTGCGAGAGAAAGGTGTTGATGCACAAATTGCATCTGGTGGTGGTCGAATGTATGTTACTATGGATCGATACGAG AATGACTGGGATGTCGTCAAGCGGGGGTGGGATGCACAGGTACTTGGTGAAGCACCACATAAGTTTCGAAGTGCTGTTGAAGCTGTGAAAAAGCTGAGAGAAAATCCCAAAGCCAATGATCAGTACTTGCCTCCGTTTGTTATAGTTGATGAAAGTGGCAAGGCAGTTGGTCCAATAGTGGACGGTGATGCTGTTGTAACCTTCAACTTCCGAGCAGATCGTATGGCTATGGTTGCTAAAACACTAGAATATATAGACTTTGACAAATTTGATCGTGTTCGGTTCCCGAAAATTCGATATGCTGGAATGCTTCAATACGATAGTGAACTGAAACTACCTAGCCATTACCTCGTTTCTCCTCCAGAGATAGAGAGGACATCAGGCGAATATTTAGTACACAATGGTATCCGTACCTTTGCTTGCAG TGAGACTGTCAAATTTGGTCATGTCACATTTTTCTGGAATGGAAATCGATCAGGGTACTTTAACCCGACTATGGAAGAATATGTCGAAATTCCTAGTGACAGTGGAATTACATTCAATGTTCAACCCAAGATGAAGGCTGTGGAAATTGCTGAAAAGGCAAGAGATGCCATACTCAGTCACAAGTTTGACCAG GTCCGTGTGAACCTACCTAATGGAGATATGGTAGGACATACTGGTGACATAGAGGCTACTATTGTGGGTTGCAAGGCTGCTGATGAAGCTGTTAAG ATCATTTTGGATGCTATAAAACAAGTTGGTGGCATTTACGTTGTCACTGCAGATCATGGAAATGCTGAAGACATGGTAAAGAGGAACAAGTCTGGCCAGCCAGTATATGACAAAGCAGGGAACGTTCAGATTCTCACTTCCCATACTCTTCAACCT GTTCCGATAGCTATAGGAGGCCCTGGACTTGCACCGGGTGTCAGATTCCGCAATGATGTGCCTAATGGTGGTCTCGCCAATGTTGCTGCCACCATTATGAATCTGCATGGATTCGAGGCACCAAGCAACTACGAGACGACCCTCATCGAAGTAATCGACGACTAA
- the LOC135645336 gene encoding NAC domain-containing protein 68-like has protein sequence MGRKRDAEAELNLPPGFRFHPTDEELVVHYLCRKMACLCLPAPIIVEIDLYKHNPWELPDKASFGQREWYFFTPRNRKYLNGSRPNRAAGKGYWKATGADKPISAKGSERTLGIKKALVFYTGKAPRGVKTDWIMHEYRLADASRSSNKGSLRLDDWVLCRLYNKKNTWEKMQQQQETSSGETMGSVGETGSDSLRTPEFDVEHKVGLPYFDDLGYPSQAAARMQASSNSKTTAGIQMAEESQKEDNEWYMDLKLDDLQSSYMNVRSMQMMDATNQDFVPPVPRPNHTDMLPF, from the exons ATGGGGAGGAAAAGAGACGCGGAAGCGGAGCTCAACCTGCCACCGGGGTTCCGCTTCCACCCCACGGACGAAGAGCTCGTCGTGCACTACCTCTGCCGGAAGATGGCCTGCCTGTGCCTACCCGCACCCATCATCGTCGAGATCGATCTCTACAAGCACAACCCCTGGGAGCTACCAG ATAAGGCATCGTTTGGGCAGAGAGAGTGGTACTTCTTCACTCCTCGTAACAGGAAGTACCTCAACGGCTCGAGACCCAACAGGGCCGCCGGGAAGGGATACTGGAAGGCAACTGGTGCCGATAAGCCAATCTCAGCAAAGGGCAGCGAAAGGACTTTGGGTATCAAAAAAGCTTTGGTCTTCTACACCGGCAAGGCACCAAGAGGCGTGAAGACCGATTGGATCATGCATGAGTACAGGTTGGCTGATGCAAGCCGCAGCTCCAACAAGGGAAGCCTAAGG TTGGATGACTGGGTTCTTTGCCGGCTATACAACAAGAAGAATACCTGGGAGAAGATGCAGCAACAGCAGGAGACATCCTCAGGAGAGACCATGGGTTCGGTGGGCGAGACAGGCTCAGACAGCTTGAGGACACCAGAATTCGATGTCGAGCACAAGGTTGGGCTGCCTTATTTTGATGATCTTGGCTATCCATCCCAAGCTGCTGCCAGAATGCAAGCATCGAGCAACAGCAAAACAACAGCTGGGATTCAGATGGCAGAAGAGAGTCAAAAAgaagataacgaatggtacatggACTTGAAACTGGATGACTTGCAGAGCTCTTACATGAACGTTCGATCGATGCAAATGATGGATGCAACAAATCAAGACTTTGTACCTCCAGTGCCAAGGCCAAATCATACGGACATGCTGCCATTCTGA
- the LOC135645347 gene encoding uncharacterized protein LOC135645347, translating into MASLTPGVLLKLLQSMNTDARVAGEHRSAILQVVGIVPALSASTGDDLWPSHGFYLQLSDSVNSTYVSLSDADADAVLSSRAQLGQLVHVDRLRFAHPVPRAVGLRPVPGARPHPFVGSPDPLVALSAPDHRGFIIQAASPAEAGPPLLPSASHRSNLPHLEEEKRTVFAAKENVVVGSGKSQSDAAGKPRRFSSTATSKLTARKNGPGSGNGTGEQLRDPSPAMKTSSRPSSPALGGRASSRPSSPVPSKCEVPSLVGAKEDNRRVAREPAIIVPSRYRQPSPVGRKAAASPMGRRGSMSPARRLSGGLKVASPATGDGGGKKKIGLVVAGISRGSDSLVASVKSIRKSWDDSSPSSVVASEPKEKEGSKSKLDKESFLRTQAAISRRLSDAEGVQANSAEASSDEKRRTSRKTESFSESDKNYMAPRITVHDRKWTDGSIPFNCVSDNLARLGKEALQRRSIASVAAAEALEEALVTESVVRSLSMFSELCSLSKTSNPVPTIDRFLSIYDDVLKCSTVAESLCANRNGGDGLKDATLTERSRLASLWVEAALATDLEVIHLLNNARLPKHKASEKQVDPPRTSLSKRQSFGTPAKSHQYKVLPCSTSNTWTRGHGVSETADLGRALRHEMQIWFLRFVEVAIDGGFRLFGETTDNAREANRKDSSKVAAVLSQLKRINDWLDGVGRTAEGGETLREKIERLKRKIYGFVIAHVGSAFDTSISLTKV; encoded by the exons ATGGCGTCGCTCACGCCGGGCGTCCTCCTCAAGCTGCTCCAGTCCATGAACACCGACGCCAGGGTCGCCGGCGAGCACCGGTCGGCGATTCTCCAGGTGGTTGGCATCGTGCCCGCCCTCTCGGCCTCCACTGGCGACGACCTCTGGCCCTCCCACGGATTTTACCTCCAGCTCTCTGACTCTGTTAACTCCACCTACGTCTCCCTCTCCGATGCCGACGCTGACGCCGTGCTCTCCAGCCGCGCCCAGCTCGGCCAGCTCGTCCACGTCGACCGCCTCCGGTTTGCCCACCCTGTTCCCCGTGCCGTAGGCCTCCGCCCCGTCCCCGGCGCCCGTCCCCACCCCTTCGTCGGCTCGCCTGACCCCCTCGTTGCCCTCTCCGCCCCTGACCATCGCGGGTTTATCATCCAGGCCGCATCCCCCGCCGAGGCTGGCCCTCCCCTCCTCCCATCCGCCTCCCACAGGTCCAATCTCCCCCACCTGGAGGAAGAGAAAAGAACCGTTTTTGCTGCCAAGGAGAACGTGGTCGTCGGCTCCGGCAAGAGCCAGAGTGATGCTGCTGGAAAGCCACGCCGGTTCTCGTCCACTGCCACATCGAAACTGACCGCCCGGAAGAATGGCCCCGGCAGCGGTAACGGCACGGGGGAGCAGCTGCGCGACCCATCTCCGGCCATGAAGACTAGCTCACGGCCTTCTTCACCTGCACTAGGAGGGAGGGCCAGCTCGAGGCCGTCGTCCCCCGTCCCGTCCAAATGCGAGGTGCCGAGTCTGGTGGGGGCCAAGGAGGATAATCGGAGGGTAGCGAGAGAGCCCGCCATCATAGTGCCGTCGAGGTACCGGCAGCCGTCGCCAGTGGGGCGTAAGGCCGCTGCATCGCCAATGGGGAGGAGGGGCTCCATGTCTCCAGCTAGAAGGCTCTCAGGCGGGTTGAAGGTAGCCTCACCGGCAACTGGAGACggtggagggaagaagaagatagGACTGGTGGTTGCAGGGATCTCAAGGGGGTCCGATTCGCTCGTGGCATCTGTGAAGTCCATCAGGAAGAGCTGGGACGATTCTTCGCCGAGCTCGGTTGTGGCTTCTGAGccaaaagagaaggaaggatcAAAGAGCAAGTTGGACAAAGAATCATTTTTGAGAACTCAG GCTGCTATATCAAGGCGACTGAGCGATGCTGAAGGAGTACAAGCAAATAGCGCGGAAGCATCTTCCGATGAGAAGCGGAGAACAAGCAGGAAGACTGAATCCTTCTCTGAGTCAGACAAGAACTATATGGCCCCTAGAATTACTGTTCATGACAGGAAGTGGACTGATGGTAGCATCCCATTCAACTGCGTCTCTGATAACCTCGCAAGGCTTGGGAAG GAGGCTCTTCAAAGAAGAAGCATTGCCTCCGTAGCTGCAGCTGAGGCTTTGGAAGAGGCCTTGGTCACTGAATCCGTCGTCAGGAGTCTAAG CATGTTTTCTGAACTCTGTTCACTGTCCAAGACCAGCAACCCCGTGCCAACTATCGACCGATTTCTATCCATCTACGATGATGTTTTGAAGTGCAGCACCGTCGCCGAGTCTCTCTGTGCCAACCGCAATGGTGGTGATGGACTGAAGGACGCAACACTAACCGAGCGGAGCAGACTGGCTTCTCTCTGGGTTGAGGCAGCCTTAGCCACAGACCTTGAAGTCATCCACTTGCTAAACAACGCGCGCCTGCCGAAGCATAAGGCCTCAGAGAAACAAGTAGATCCTCCAAGAACAAGCCTGTCGAAGAGGCAATCCTTCGGAACTCCTGCAAAGAGCCACCAGTACAAGGTTCTTCCTTGTTCCACATCTAACACCTGGACAAGAGGCCATGGCGTGAGTGAAACAGCGGACCTCGGCAGAGCCCTCAGACATGAAATGCAGATTTGGTTTCTGAGGTTCGTGGAGGTAGCAATCGATGGTGGATTCCGTTTGTTTGGCGAGACCACGGACAATGCTCGGGAGGCTAATCGCAAGGACAGCAGCAAAGTAGCAGCAGTTCTGTCGCAGCTGAAGCGGATCAATGATTGGCTGGACGGGGTAGGAAGAACAGCTGAAGGAGGGGAGACTCTGAGGGAGAAGATCGAGCGGCTGAAGCGCAAGATCTATGGGTTTGTCATCGCTCACGTTGGATCTGCATTCGACACCTCCATCTCACTTACAAAGGTGTGA
- the LOC135645352 gene encoding uncharacterized protein LOC135645352, which translates to MKESGGLEQRRRRQRWFCCVLCILVLVLLIVTAVVLALTVFKIRDPTGELVSVTVSGVSPRVDLPALRVELNVTLDLAVRVHNRNYAAFTHAPGGRTSLLYRGTQVGEADVAPGRIPSRGSELLQLALAVEVDRIVAELGSLLSDVVAGAVAFDTVTRLPGRVTFLGFIKRHAVATSDCHVVIGVSDLSVRSQDCTYKTNL; encoded by the coding sequence ATGAAGGAATCCGGTGGCTTAGAGCAACGCAGGCGCCGCCAACGTTGGTTCTGCTGCGTTCTCTGcatcctcgtcctcgtcctcctaATCGTCACGGCCGTCGTCCTCGCACTCACCGTCTTCAAGATCCGCGACCCGACGGGTGAGCTCGTCTCCGTCACGGTCTCCGGTGTCTCTCCGCGCGTCGATCTCCCCGCCCTGCGCGTGGAGCTCAACGTGACCCTCGACCTGGCGGTGCGCGTCCACAACCGCAACTACGCAGCCTTCACCCACGCCCCCGGCGGCCGCACCAGCCTTCTGTACCGCGGAACCCAGGTCGGGGAGGCCGACGTGGCGCCCGGCCGGATCCCGTCTCGGGGGTCGGAGCTCCTCCAGCTCGCCCTGGCGGTGGAGGTGGACCGGATCGTGGCGGAGCTCGGCAGCCTTCTGTCGGACGTCGTCGCGGGGGCGGTGGCATTCGACACGGTGACGAGGCTGCCGGGTCGGGTCACCTTCCTGGGGTTCATAAAGCGCCACGCAGTGGCCACCTCCGACTGCCACGTGGTCATCGGCGTCTCCGACCTCAGCGTGCGCAGCCAGGATTGTACGTATAAGACAAACCTCTAA
- the LOC103981091 gene encoding uncharacterized protein LOC103981091, which produces MDVDSQPNIEETILVGDDLMLGLPSPIIPPEIASHVLEGVDLCDGVLRNLFLCLQINDIEPFCQDEIVLYRECAEKRDKELRQRLSDSEHKLGLSMPIEEAKERAAQLQSEVTSLERHMILASGIQGMEGFRQRWSLHGRLEDTKRRMEALNQGIEKRKPDKIHGEPVRKKWFFW; this is translated from the exons ATGGATG TTGATTCACAGCCAAACATAGAAGAAACAATTCTAGTAGGTGATGACCTTATGCTGGGGCTCCCTTCACCTATCATTCCACCGGAGATTGCATCTCATGTTCTTGAAGGTGTTGATTTATGTGATGGAGTGCTAAGGAATCTTTTTTTAT gcttgcaaatcaatgATATTGAACCATTTTGCCAAGATGAGATTGTTTTGTATCGAGAGTGTGCTGAGAAAAGG GATAAAGAGCTAAGACAGAGACTTTCAGATAGTGAACATAAATTGGGGCTGTCCATGCCCATTGAAGAAGCAAAGGAAAGAGCTGCTCAACTTCAATCAGAAGTTACATCTCTAGAAAG gcacatgattcttgcaagtGGAATTCAAGGCATGGAAGGATTTCGTCAGCGCTGGAGCTTGCATGGACGTCTTGAGGATACCAA AAGAAGAATGGAAGCTTTAAACCAGGGAATAGAAAAGAGGAAACCTGACAAGATCCACGGAGAGCCAGTTAGAAAAAAATGGTTTTTTTGGTAG